A region from the Dehalobacter sp. genome encodes:
- the leuC gene encoding 3-isopropylmalate dehydratase large subunit, with translation MGMTISEKILAAHAGVDKVVPGEIINAKLDIVLSNDVTAPVAIKEFEKLGIEKVFDRKKIALVPDHFTPNKDIASAEQCKTVREFARKHEIKHYWDTGRVGIEHCLLPEQGVVLPGDLIIGADSHTCTYGALGAFATGVGSTDCAAGMATGEAWFRVPETLKFVFHGTKFQPYVGGKDLILYIIGKIGVDGARYKAMEFTGNGIKALSMDNRLTMCNMAIEAGGKAGIIEPDEITLEYVKARAKRDYKVYQSDPDAIYEKVYEFDTEDIPLQIAFPHLPENTKSVDEARGIKIDQVVIGSCTNGRLEDLEITAKILKGKKIHPNIRCLIFPGTQDILLEAMNRGWIQTMIEAGAAVSTPTCGPCLGGHMGILAKGERSLSTTNRNFVGRMGHPESEVYLCNPAVAAASAICGQIVHPREVVDNG, from the coding sequence ATGGGTATGACGATAAGCGAAAAAATTCTGGCAGCCCATGCCGGAGTAGATAAAGTTGTTCCCGGAGAAATCATCAATGCCAAATTGGATATAGTCTTATCCAATGACGTTACGGCTCCGGTGGCGATCAAAGAGTTTGAAAAGTTAGGAATTGAAAAGGTATTTGACAGGAAAAAAATTGCGCTGGTACCCGACCATTTCACACCGAACAAAGATATAGCCTCCGCGGAACAATGCAAAACTGTCAGGGAATTTGCCCGGAAACATGAGATTAAACATTACTGGGATACCGGAAGAGTCGGTATCGAGCACTGTCTGCTCCCGGAACAGGGCGTGGTTCTACCCGGTGACCTAATTATCGGCGCCGACTCCCACACCTGCACATATGGCGCACTCGGCGCTTTTGCGACCGGCGTCGGCAGTACGGATTGCGCGGCTGGGATGGCCACAGGTGAGGCTTGGTTCAGAGTACCCGAAACTTTAAAATTTGTTTTTCACGGCACGAAGTTTCAGCCCTATGTCGGCGGCAAAGACCTGATCCTATATATCATCGGCAAAATCGGCGTTGACGGTGCCCGCTACAAAGCGATGGAATTTACCGGAAACGGCATCAAAGCGCTTTCTATGGACAACAGGCTGACGATGTGCAATATGGCAATCGAGGCCGGCGGCAAGGCCGGAATCATTGAACCGGACGAGATTACGCTGGAGTACGTTAAAGCAAGGGCAAAAAGAGATTATAAAGTCTATCAAAGCGACCCGGATGCCATATACGAGAAGGTTTATGAATTTGACACGGAAGATATTCCGCTGCAGATTGCTTTCCCGCATCTTCCGGAGAACACAAAATCGGTAGATGAAGCGCGCGGCATAAAAATAGATCAGGTTGTCATCGGCTCGTGTACGAACGGACGTCTTGAGGATCTCGAAATCACGGCTAAGATTCTGAAAGGAAAGAAGATCCATCCGAATATCCGCTGCCTGATATTCCCCGGGACACAGGATATCCTGCTCGAAGCGATGAACCGCGGCTGGATTCAGACCATGATTGAAGCCGGAGCAGCAGTCAGTACGCCGACCTGCGGGCCATGTCTGGGCGGTCATATGGGAATCCTAGCGAAAGGTGAACGGTCGCTGTCCACCACAAATAGGAATTTCGTTGGCCGGATGGGCCATCCCGAAAGCGAAGTATACCTGTGCAATCCGGCAGTCGCTGCGGCTTCAGCCATATGCGGACAAATC